From the genome of Spinacia oleracea cultivar Varoflay chromosome 2, BTI_SOV_V1, whole genome shotgun sequence, one region includes:
- the LOC110790390 gene encoding gibberellin-regulated protein 3-like, translating to MKLLGLFIFSIILFQGFSEALSAANSTGNSLTKEENKAGFQMKYGLKHLNCNYACAMRCSRSSRKNLCNRACNSCCFQCKCVPPGTYGNHHLCPCYASLRTHGNRPKCP from the exons atgaagcTTCTTGGGCTATTTATCTTCTCCATCATCCTCTTCCAG GGCTTCAGTGAGGCTTTATCAGCAGCTAACTCTACAGGAAATTCCCTCACCAAG GAAGAAAATAAGGCCGGATTTCAGATGAAATATGGTCTCAAACATTTGA ATTGCAACTATGCTTGTGCAATGAGATGCAGTAGATCATCAAGGAAGAATTTGTGCAATAGGGCATGCAACAGTTGTTGTTTTCAATGCAAATGTGTTCCTCCTGGTACTTATGGTAACCACCATCTATGCCCTTGTTATGCAAGCCTCAGGACCCATGGCAATAGACCTAAATGCCCTTAA
- the LOC110782944 gene encoding cypmaclein-like has translation MMLNFNRIIFLAIAIFCLVLSQEWEVCNATNRHHLSIPPVHGVFLGAQIDCKKRCHERCGLASRYRRCLRACNTCCQRCNCVPPGTSGNADTCPCWVTMTTKSGRKKCP, from the exons ATGATGCTCAACTTTAACAGAATCATTTTCTTAGCCATTGCCATCTTTTGCCTTGTTCTCTCACAGGAG TGGGAGGTCTGCAACGCAACGAATCGTCATCATCTTTCTATACCACCTGTTCACGGGGTCTTTTTGGGTGCACAAATAG ATTGCAAAAAAAGGTGTCATGAAAGGTGCGGTTTGGCATCAAGATACAGAAGGTGTCTACGGGCATGTAACACTTGCTGCCAGCGTTGCAACTGCGTGCCACCAGGAACTTCCGGCAACGCCGATACCTGTCCTTGCTGGGTTACCATGACCACCAAGAGCGGCCGCAAGAAGTGCCCTTGA